The DNA segment GCAATCGCGATAGCGGCCGCATTGGTAAATCGCTCAAAGGAGACGTGTGCCGGTAGCAATGACTGAACCGGAACCAGTTCGCGATCAAGGCTCGCTTTGATATCAATAAGCATATTTGACATGTTGCTTCTCCTTATTCCGCGTCCAGAGCTTCAAGACGACGAATGTCATAATCGTTGAGTTCGTCGGTGTAGGTTTCAGTGATTGGCGCTGGCCAGTTATCGTTTTCCATTGCATCGTAAATCTGGCGCAGAACACGACGGTACTCTTTGCGACCAAGTTCAAGTAACGATTCTGACGCCTCGACGACGGCAACCCAGTGGTAACCCGGCTCCTTGTTGACGAATATCCAAGAGAAGCTATCTAGCCCGGCAACATCACAGTACATCGCAGCGCTGAGGTGATAATCACGGTCAATGATTTCCCTGTGCAGGCGCTCTTTTATGCGGTCCTGACGAACATTACCGATGCTGATAGTTTTAAGGTCCGCGCAGGTATTTTCGCTCGCTGTTCTGAGTTCGATATCCGGACGCACCCGGATATTCAGACCTGTTTCTTCATCAATGCCGAAGTAGCTGACCTCAGACTGTCGTCCAGGGTTATTGAGAAGATCGCTGGCGTCGCGGTTGTTGAATATTGCCTGTTGGATGTTTTTGGCTAACATCACCTGTTCGCTGGTAAGAATGGTTTTCCCTGCCATGCTTTCGCGCCATTTCTGCTCGTATTCATCAGCAAAGATTGCGTCTGGGTTAACTGCGCGGATGGATTCCTGCAGTTCTTCCTTCTTGCCAGTCAGTTTCAGTTGTTCGGCTTTAGGTTTGTCGGCGTTGTATTCCCGGATGAACGCTTTGAGCGTATCCGTGTTGGTGAATGCGCCTGCCGGAATGCCGGGAAATATCGCAAATTCATCATCGAATTTTTCAGGCTCAAGAACGAGGGTATGTACCAGACTGCCGAAACTCAGCGCTTCGGTACTTTCACGGCTTATCGTTTTCTCTATATGTCGTGCATTGAAGTACATCAGGCTCAGTCGTGCGTCTTTTACCATCGTTGAACTGATACCATTCGCGGCGTGATAAACGTCGTTCGGCACACCTTCATAACGGCCAGGCTCGAAGTATGACGGCCACTCCGGTGCTGGTTTCTCCTGTTGTGTTTCAGGCGCATTTTGTTGCGCTTCTGGTTCTGAATGGTTTACTGAGTCGTCATTTTGGTACGTTTCAGCCTGACTCTGGTTCAGAATGGCCTGCTCTCCGGCATCTGCTTCTTCACCAGTCCCCAGATTACTTTCGCCTGCGTACAGCGCATCACCAGCCTGTTTTTCATCACCGTCAGTTTTTTGAACCTGCACATTGCTGGTGGTCTCCGGACCCTTTTTAGTGCCATGAGTCGAAGAGTTCTGCATTAAGGCGGACACGTCGAAAATGCCGTCTGCAACTTTTTTTACCAGCTCAGGTTGCTCGGTCTGAGGGCTTGATTCAGTTTTCACCCACTTCGGATCGTTCGGATCACTGATGCCTTCGATATATTCTCCGCGCTCGGCAGCAAGCTGACGGTTAGCTTCTTCTACTGCGTCTTTTTCCGGAGTGTGTCGGGCGGCAGCAAGAATTTCAGCAGTTGGTTTCTCGTGGTTGCTTTCCGTTAAATTGGCATTGATATATCCCCTAAGTCTCCCTGGGTATTGATAATATTCAGGGTGGGCACTTCGAATAAGCGCGAAAATAGCTGCACGGGAATAATCTAGGATACCGGGCGTTTCACGCAGTGCTGAAGACCACTCTTTGAATGGACTTTCCTTTTTCTGAACGATTTCTTTTGCGCGACGGTAAACGCTACCTGGAATGTCATAAATATTAAAATCCATAGGCAGGGTTGCGAGTGCTATTTCAATGTCGAGAACGTCAAAATTATGCTTTACATCCGGATGACGATCGGTCTTATTACCGCCGCCAGCGTTCGCGCCAGATGGTGTGCGATTAATTTCAGACACACGATTTCCTTTAGCCCATTCTTTAACGAACAGGCCACGATCGATATATTCTGTATCAACAAATGCCTGTGCAAAATTCATCATCAAATGCAGGGTGTGTCGTTTGTCCTGCGGGAAAATTCGTTTAAAGGCGTCAGTAAATTTCCACAGGTTTGGGGTATCCAGCTTTTGAATGGCTGGTACGTTATGGCAGGCAAGCAACATGTCCTGGATATAACTGTTACTCATGTCCAGTTCAAGGCGGCTTACTTCGGCGAGCTGTACCGGTGTCACGTGATGTGAGAATGCATCATCAAGAATGAACTGAGAGAGTATGCGGTGGCGTTCGCTCATTCTGGCGACCGGCTGGTTCATTTCCTTTTCCACTTCCTCCATCAGTTCGCCGTTGACGTTGTAAGCGTAAGCAGGGAGACCTCCAGGCTTTACGGCGTTATCTTCGTTGCCAAAGGTTTCTGTATGGTCTTCCAGCACTTCGCCTGTTTCGGTATCAACACCATCAACGATACGCTGACGGGCGGCGGCAACGGCTTCAGATGATGGCAGTGTCACGCCTGGAATTTGCGCCCAGGTCATGTTGTCGCTGCCGAGCTGGTAGAATTCGCAAAAGGTTAAGCTCAATTCGCCTTCCGGCGGCAGCTCGTTGACGACAGGGAAATTAGTAGCGACAGCTTTGAAATAATCTTTCAGCTTTGCGCCTGATTTAATCAGGAGATAATCCAGTGTGGCATTTGCCGATTCAAAATCATCACAGCACCAGAGAACTGCATCTTTCTGGCCTGATGATTTTTTTGCTTTGCGGACTAAAAATACGGGATTAGTTCCACTCATTGTTTTATCCTCACTTCGTGTAGAATGGAGGCGCCTTAATGGCACCTCGGTTTTACCAGGTAGAATGTCCGGTTCGCTTTGGTCGGTGAGACCGGACAGGGCAAGCCCACCTCGTGTGGGCTTTTGCTTAATGAACGGTGCTAAAAACTTTTTCTGAGTAATCGAGTTTGTATCTGCGGTAGTTACCAAACCCGGCGTTATCGCCATCACTCACTTTCACGGACAGTATTGAGATTGCCTCTACAGCACAGAGAGGACAGTCGAACTTGCCGAATACATAGCCACCGTCGAGAATGACCGTGACCACACCCGTTTCGGCTGAATGAATAACGCCTGATACTTTCTTCTCGCAGTTGAATACAGCCACTTCTTTATTCACTGCTTTCAGGTTCATTTCGATTTTTACGATTTCCATAAAATCTCCAGTTGTTAAATTAAGGGTGTAAGAAGCCGCGCCAAATTAATGGCGAATTTTTCATTTCATATTTCAGGGGTACTAATTAACTTTCGTGCGCCATCTGGTTGTATTCAGCGCATTGTTTAGAGCAATATTCTTTTTCTTTCTGTGCCAGTTGCGAACCGTTGAGATAGAGCAAGGTGCTCTTTACTTCTGCGCCTTCTTCAACAGGCTTGTGGCAATAACCACATTCTTTTTTCATCACCTGTCCTTAAAGTGTTTTGGCAACTCTCCGTTTTGAACGATACCTTCGAGCGGATAACAATCAGTGATACTACTTTGCTCACTGGCTGCGGATTCACACTGTTCCCTGCTTCCATATACGCCGATGATGCCTTCCTGGAAGTCTCCGTTTGCCATGGCAATCGTCAGCACCAATGCGTACAGCGTGTTCATTTGTTAGCTACCGTTGCACTATTACCATTTTTCAGAACTCGCCACAGGAAACGCAGTGGTGCAGTAAAAGCATTCCCGCGAACGGCCTGGATGCGTGCTGGCTGACGTGCGAAATCAATCATTTTCACCCCCTGCGATGACTGTTTTTAATGTCATTCCAGTATTGAAAAGTGCATGGAATGTTTGCATCCATAACTGCCTGCGTGGCCGAAATGATGTTTGCATGCCAGGTTACGCAGACAGTTGCTCGCATCTGCACATAACGCAGTGACGGATCCGCCTTATTCATCAACATTCCAGCGCGTGCCGCATCGCTGGAGCTTTCAAAGCTAAAAATAACCTCACTCATGATTTATCCCTCTGCTTGCCGTTATCGCCCGGCTGGCGGAACGTTTGAAACCTGCTGCGCGTTAACTGATCCACCTCATTCCGGTCTTCGTATGCCCCGGACGGCTACTTCGTGGGCGTCCTGCCTGGGTGGTCGTGTCGCTGTGAATTTATATTAAGCCTTAGACTTAACTCATGTCAAGTTCTAGGCTAAATTCATAATTAAGTTTTAGGCTTATTTCTATGGCGAATGTACGAGAGTGGAGGATGCTTATGGTCAGATAAACATCAGTGAGGGTGGGCTATGGATAGTGACGAACTGGAAGAAGACCGTGCCGCATTCATCGCGGGTGAAATTGGCGGCGTGGTTGTTGATAGTCTGGAGGCAAAGCGAAAGGCGGCAAGGAATGTGATCCACAAGGGGTTTCTGCGCGATTCAGCGGCAATGGTGAGAAAAGGGCAATAAAAAACCCGGCGCGGTGGCCGGGGGTCTACACCTTACTTATTTACTTTTACCAGTGCGGCTTCGTAAGAGTCTTTATCGTCAAACAGGCTTGTTACTGCCAAGACCTTACCTATTTGTTGCTTCAAGGCCTTGACTCCAACTTCTGATAAAAATTGGTGAATCTTATCACCGGGCTTCCCAAACTCGTCCTTGCTGCTCTTAGCTAGATCAAGGATCTTACCTTCACTTCTCGCCAAAGGCTTATAGATTTGCTCAATTGTTAATTTTTTGAATAAGAATGGACGACCACGACCGGGCTTATTCAGTTGGTAAATTTTATACCACGCCTCATAAAGCTCATTAGGGAACTCTTTTTCGTACTGTCTAGCTTCTTCCCGGACAAACGCTTTGAAGAGATCAATTACTTGTTGAACTTCAGGTCTAAAACCAGCAACGGCATAAGCAACATTCGTTATACCAACCTTTGCAGCTGAGTTTACTAAGTCTTGGGCTTGCATGGCAGCGTTTAATCTGGAGCCCGGGAGGTCTCCATTGTCTTTAGCCGCGGTAAGAGCCTTACAAATATCGATGACAACTGAAATATCATAGCCATGACCGCCAGTAAATGAGCCGAGGAGTGCGCCATCGTTCTCCCATTGAAAAATATAAGGATTTTCCATTTTATCTAGCAAAACTGCGTCAACGTAATTCTGCATATACTGAGCATTTAGTACTCGGTCTATATCCTTTACTCGCTCACCAAGACCAATAAGTTTTGCAAGGCCCGTCTTAGTCACAACGGCAGTTTTGGATTCATTATCTAAGACATAACATTCTGTATCTATGCCAAATTCTTCCATGAAGTTACCCTTATGAGTTGCCTTCAATGGCTTATCTTTCCATCTGGCTGCTGCTGCCTTTTTTGCAATATCTGATCGCTGCTCTTTTGTTAATGATCGTGCTCTAGCAACACCACCTTTTGCCTTACCTTTTGGTTCTTTCTTATCGTCTGACATATGCAAGCACCTTGCTGTGAAATGTGCTTGCATTAAATCACTGTATAAATAAACAAGCAAGCAAGAAATTTTTTTTATGCTTGCATTGTTATGACGTAAAAAAAGGCCGCATATATGCGACCTCTCATCACCGAAACACCTCATCAGGTCATTGGCTACCTACTGCCTGTCCACATAAGGCAGTAGAATTTTAATTGCTTTTATCATCCCATCGGGGTCAGTAATCCGAAGATCACCATAATCGTTTAGTCGCTCAAATCCCATCAATGAACGTCGGTACTGAATAATTGCTTTATCCAAAGAAGGAATTTTCTTTCTCTTTGTCACACCCATTAGAGAATCAAACTCGTTCACAGAGATACTATCGCTTCCACGATCTGGAAATATTCCTTTCTCGATTAACCTAATTTGATTGTACAATTTAATTCTCAGGACATCTGAAATTGCATTGAATTCCTTACGTTTTTCTCCATTAATGGCATACTTATAACTAAAGTATCCACTTGCAGGAACGGCAATAATTGATACTATCATTGCAATAGTTGCAACGATGTCGCTATAGCTCATGGAGTAATCCCTATGTCTGGCTCTGATACCTTGGCTACAGTTGCTTTGATTATTTCAGTTACAAACTTATCCGTAATATTTATGGGAGATGGCGCTTACGTGATAAATTCGTTGTGATGATTATTCGCTATCACCCTTAATCCGCCGCCCCATGTACTTGGCGTACAACTCGTCGAGTTCCTTCAGTCGCAGAGATACGATCCGCAACATGTTCTGCTGCTCTTCTTCCGGTAACTGGCGATAGAGTTCCAGCAGGCGCTGCTCGTCTGGCTTAAGCCCGTTCTTTTCTCCGACATCTTCACCTAGCAGCCAAGGGACGGATACGCCAGCAGCATCAGCTACAGCTAATGCAGATTCTTTGCTAATAACCCCTTTTTTGAACCAGCCGTTTACGGATTGCGGAGTAATCCCCGCAACCCTTGCCATATCAGATTTTGTCATCCCTCGTTGCGTCAGCTCTGTCAAACGCTCGATGAGAATCGGGTTAAGTATTTTTTTCTCAGCCATATCAGAAGAATAAGCCTTTTGCTTATAAATTAAAATTCGCTCAGGACTTGATCTTTTGTTAAGTCTGAGGCTTAATTTATTTGTGAATCTAGTGGAGATACTCATGAACGGATTAGAAAAGGCCATTCAGAAAGCTGGCACTGCCAGCAACTTAGCCGCAAAGCTAGGCATTAAACCGATGTCGGTTAGTCGCTGGAAAACACGATACAAGGGCGTCGTGCCAGCCGATCGTGTTTTACCAATTTTCAACGCAACTGGTGTTACCCCCCACGAATTGCGCCCTGATCTGTATCCGAACCCAACGGATGGATTACCGGCGCAGGAAGCGAGGGCGTAACCGTGCATTCAATTTCATTTCAACAAAATACCGGGTTTCCTCCGGCCACGATGATAAATCGCAATCAGCCTGATCCGGCGGATACGCATGACCTGATTCGGGCTGCCGTTCGTGCGTGGTCGGCATCGCTGGACAACCAGGACGTAGTCGCCGGGATCATCGTTGAAGAATGGGAGCGACAGGGCGGCGCCGGGCTGGATTTTCCTAACGACCTGAGCCGCAAGCGGCAGAAACTTTTCCGCTGGCTGGACAGCGACACCGGATATGCGTGCGAAAACATCCGCCAACTGACTCCGGCAATCCTGGCTGTTTTGCCGTTGGAATTTCGTGGGCGCCTTATCGGGCAGGATTGCTTCATGACGCGTTTTGCAGCGATGGAGAAGGAAATCAGCGAAGCGAAACAGGCCGTAATGCTGAATGCCCCAAAGCATCAACTGGTGAAAGAGGTCAGGGAAGGGATTGAGCATCTGCTGAATATGTTGCCGGGTGATGCTGTCGTTCAGGTTCTGAGTGGTATCGCGGCCATAGCGCCGGGTGTCATGTGAGGCTACCAGATGAATCAAATTAGCCGTGAAAAGGTTCTTGAGTATCTCCGGTACGACCCTGAAACGGGAGAATTTCGCTGGAAGGTAAGCACTAACGGAAGAATTAAAGTCGGTCAGATCGCTGGATGTCTTGAGTTATCCGGTTACATAAAAATCCGTATTGAGGGGAAGTCATACGCCGCTCATCGCCTGGCGTGGATTGTTGTCAACGGCGATATAGGTGATTTGCTTATTGACCACATTTACGGAGTTAAAACCGATAACAGAATCGCCAACCTCCGCTTGGCATCTAATTTGGAAAATTCAAGAAACAGGCGAAACCAGAAAAATAAAAGTGGGGTTAGAGGTGTTTATTGGAATGAGCCATATGGCAAATGGCAGGCAAGCGGCTTTAAAGATGGCCGACTTATCAGCCTTGGTTACTTCGATAAAAAATCTGATGCAGCGAAAGTTGCTGTTGAATTTCGGCGGAAAGAGTACGGCGCATTTTGCCCCAATCTGGAGGCGTTATGAGCTGGGAAAGTTTTATTGAAAAGCACGTCCGGGAAGAGCTAATCCGGCAGGGCTTCACTGCGGCAGTAGCGCAGGGGGGGCATTTCAGGCTGTCGACATGTACAAGCGCATGAGCCAGGCGAGCAGGAAAGGGAGGATTTTTGATGATGTTCTACGCCACGCGAAATTATGGGCTGAGAAACAAACTTTGCCAGCGGATCGGTTTGATTCAAAACGGGCTAAACGGGGCAGGCAACAGGGCTTGTGCTGAAAGGGGGAAGACCGCTGTGCGCCAACACAGACGGCCTT comes from the Citrobacter amalonaticus genome and includes:
- a CDS encoding RecE family exodeoxyribonuclease, which gives rise to MSGTNPVFLVRKAKKSSGQKDAVLWCCDDFESANATLDYLLIKSGAKLKDYFKAVATNFPVVNELPPEGELSLTFCEFYQLGSDNMTWAQIPGVTLPSSEAVAAARQRIVDGVDTETGEVLEDHTETFGNEDNAVKPGGLPAYAYNVNGELMEEVEKEMNQPVARMSERHRILSQFILDDAFSHHVTPVQLAEVSRLELDMSNSYIQDMLLACHNVPAIQKLDTPNLWKFTDAFKRIFPQDKRHTLHLMMNFAQAFVDTEYIDRGLFVKEWAKGNRVSEINRTPSGANAGGGNKTDRHPDVKHNFDVLDIEIALATLPMDFNIYDIPGSVYRRAKEIVQKKESPFKEWSSALRETPGILDYSRAAIFALIRSAHPEYYQYPGRLRGYINANLTESNHEKPTAEILAAARHTPEKDAVEEANRQLAAERGEYIEGISDPNDPKWVKTESSPQTEQPELVKKVADGIFDVSALMQNSSTHGTKKGPETTSNVQVQKTDGDEKQAGDALYAGESNLGTGEEADAGEQAILNQSQAETYQNDDSVNHSEPEAQQNAPETQQEKPAPEWPSYFEPGRYEGVPNDVYHAANGISSTMVKDARLSLMYFNARHIEKTISRESTEALSFGSLVHTLVLEPEKFDDEFAIFPGIPAGAFTNTDTLKAFIREYNADKPKAEQLKLTGKKEELQESIRAVNPDAIFADEYEQKWRESMAGKTILTSEQVMLAKNIQQAIFNNRDASDLLNNPGRQSEVSYFGIDEETGLNIRVRPDIELRTASENTCADLKTISIGNVRQDRIKERLHREIIDRDYHLSAAMYCDVAGLDSFSWIFVNKEPGYHWVAVVEASESLLELGRKEYRRVLRQIYDAMENDNWPAPITETYTDELNDYDIRRLEALDAE
- a CDS encoding YdaE family protein → MKKECGYCHKPVEEGAEVKSTLLYLNGSQLAQKEKEYCSKQCAEYNQMAHES
- a CDS encoding DUF1482 family protein, with the translated sequence MNTLYALVLTIAMANGDFQEGIIGVYGSREQCESAASEQSSITDCYPLEGIVQNGELPKHFKDR
- a CDS encoding P63C domain-containing protein, coding for MSDDKKEPKGKAKGGVARARSLTKEQRSDIAKKAAAARWKDKPLKATHKGNFMEEFGIDTECYVLDNESKTAVVTKTGLAKLIGLGERVKDIDRVLNAQYMQNYVDAVLLDKMENPYIFQWENDGALLGSFTGGHGYDISVVIDICKALTAAKDNGDLPGSRLNAAMQAQDLVNSAAKVGITNVAYAVAGFRPEVQQVIDLFKAFVREEARQYEKEFPNELYEAWYKIYQLNKPGRGRPFLFKKLTIEQIYKPLARSEGKILDLAKSSKDEFGKPGDKIHQFLSEVGVKALKQQIGKVLAVTSLFDDKDSYEAALVKVNK
- a CDS encoding helix-turn-helix domain-containing protein, with product MAEKKILNPILIERLTELTQRGMTKSDMARVAGITPQSVNGWFKKGVISKESALAVADAAGVSVPWLLGEDVGEKNGLKPDEQRLLELYRQLPEEEQQNMLRIVSLRLKELDELYAKYMGRRIKGDSE
- a CDS encoding transcriptional regulator — its product is MNGLEKAIQKAGTASNLAAKLGIKPMSVSRWKTRYKGVVPADRVLPIFNATGVTPHELRPDLYPNPTDGLPAQEARA
- a CDS encoding toxin YdaT domain-containing protein gives rise to the protein MHSISFQQNTGFPPATMINRNQPDPADTHDLIRAAVRAWSASLDNQDVVAGIIVEEWERQGGAGLDFPNDLSRKRQKLFRWLDSDTGYACENIRQLTPAILAVLPLEFRGRLIGQDCFMTRFAAMEKEISEAKQAVMLNAPKHQLVKEVREGIEHLLNMLPGDAVVQVLSGIAAIAPGVM
- a CDS encoding HNH endonuclease — protein: MNQISREKVLEYLRYDPETGEFRWKVSTNGRIKVGQIAGCLELSGYIKIRIEGKSYAAHRLAWIVVNGDIGDLLIDHIYGVKTDNRIANLRLASNLENSRNRRNQKNKSGVRGVYWNEPYGKWQASGFKDGRLISLGYFDKKSDAAKVAVEFRRKEYGAFCPNLEAL